The DNA region AGCTTCCAAATCTCATTGTCGGTGCTATTACAAAAGAAAGTTTGTATAAAGCTTTTCAAAATGGCATTACTGCTGAGCAGGCAAGTTTCAGCTGCTATTTTGTTTATTGACAAGCATTGTCTTATTTTGGAGACCACTAATTAAAAAATATCTGAGAAAGTGAACTGTATTTGGAGTGCCTTATTTTATGTAAAGCAAAAGTTGAAGAAGGTTGATAGTGCGGGACATGTTTGTCAGAGATTCTTATTAATTCTTTGTCAGCTGCTATTGCTCAAGGAAAAAATATTCTTGATTAGCTGGTCGATGTTGGTAGTTGTTTAATAGCAGACCTCTGAAGAATGTTTCTCTTATAGTTTTGTGTCTGGTCCCTCAATCCACTTATCATGTCTAATATTATTTACATTGGTGCACCTTTCTTAACTAGTACATGCTTGAAAGCATGGGAATTACAGGAAGTATTGTGCTTCTGGTGCTATATTCTTACTGACTTCTGAATTTTAATTCTGTATGAATTGCAAAGGTTAAATATGAAAAGTAGAAACCTTTGCTTGTGTTGATCGGATTAATGTGTATTCAAGTTCCAATTATCCTCATCCATAGCTATTAAATGTATTAGGTTAAATGTCATGTTGATTGGTTTATCCCCTCCaaaaaaaagggaacaaaaaGTCATGATGATTTGCCAAATGTTTCAAGTAGAATTATAAGTTATTCTATCTGGACGTGGTTATAATTGAGCAGTTGCAATACAATTTTTTCACTTGAAGTTTTTGACCTGTGGTGCTTTGGGTGCATGGAATTTGCAGATAATTTCTTTCCTTCAGCAGAATGCCCATCCTAGGGTTGCAGAGAGGATACCGTCCGTGCCCGAGAATGTTACTGATCaggtttcttttactatttcataGCGCATTGAAATTGAATGACAGTAAAGCTCTAGTAATAAAAAATACATTTTGGTTATTTGTTGGATGATTACTGATTGGACCCCATTTATTATTTATACTGATTCATTGGTAGAATATATTCTTGAGTAGTATCACATTCCCATCACTGTGGCCAACCAGAAGCTGTTAAGCCAATTCAACAGTATATGTCTTCATTGACAAATACTGATGAAAGGATTATTAGGAAAACAAGTTCTTTTCAAGTCAACTAATTCAACTAATACTTTCTCATGCCAGATTAGATTGTGGGAATCAGATCTGAATCGGGTTGAGATGATTCCCGCCCACCTCTACGATGAATTCCCTTCTAAAGTGAGTGCCAAGATATATGTTATTTGCATTACAAACTTATTTGATTAACGTTTTAATTTTTATGGCTATATGACATGATTGCTTTTGTTTACATAACTGTAGGATGTCTTTGAGGCTGCATGTGATTTTGCCAGGGAATATGGAGGATTACTGTGGGAGGACTCTAAGCAACTGCGCATCATAGTGAAGGCTGATATTTTGACAGAGATGAAGGAATTCCTTCGTCGTCAAAAGTAATAGCTCATTTGTTTTCTGATGGCCTTCATTTTGTACGGGGAGTAAAATTGATGAGGGGTGTTGTGGCTAATATACTGTACATGAATTTTGTTGCGGGTGTATCTTTTTATTGCGCTTCAGCTGCCTTCTTTCTTATTCCAAAATTTTGGGGTTTAAACATTATTGAAGAAAAGTGCTGTCGAATGATTGTTGGTCAACCTAGATTAGAAATATCTTTTATCAAAGGAAACCAAGAGGGCTACATCATGCTCCCTGCATTTGCAGAGTACGTGCTAACAAATTCTTCGTCTTTATCCAGTGTTGGGAGCAAGAATGGCATACTCTTCAGCTTTCGATACCTAGTATATCTACACTTTTAATGGAATTACAAATCATCTTTCCCTCGCATATGCTCTTTAAATGTTGCCAGTGAAGTGATCCCGGCGACAAATATATTAGCTTTTTGGAAGAGTTGTAGAGATAACAATACTATGACTTATTGATGCCATTATTTCTTCTGAGCATCACAATAGCAGATGCTCAGATATTCAAGACTTTGTCAGTTGTTTCATCTGCGGTAGTTATGAAGTAAAACCCAATTCTCCCAATTAATTTTCTTCCTTGGTTGCGAATGCATGCCTCCTTTTGAATTATATAGGAAGAGGAGGAAATTTCTTAAGAGAATTCACACACagctaaataaagaaaaacgaagATAAGGTAACATTCAAGTCAAATGACAACCTAAAAGAACATTTTCAGTATGTCTGACAAAACATCAGTGGCTTGGGCTACGATGAAGATGTTCTCAATCTTCTCCATTTATATCATCACATCATATCTTACTGCCTAAGCTAACTAATTGCAGTTACAAAATACTGTATCTACTTAGAATCATTTGGCAATATATTACTGTTAACATAATTCTCGAAATAGACAGTTGTTATCCGACCCCATCTTTGGCAATCAATTTTCAGGTTATACAAAAACAGCAAGCAACTGATAATTGAGTAGGTCCTCCAACAAAAGTAGAAAGAATAagctcttttccttcttttagcATATCTACCTGGGCAATTCTTGCATATCCTAATTTCTTACAAATCAAGACTCCAAACAGTTATACTAAATGTAACAATATGCTCTGTCATGCATTCTTCAAAGTTATCATTTCAGAGATAAGAGCTAGCGCTCTTCTAATTTCCCTACCAAGTGAGTGAACAGTTACTCTTTATAGTACAAGATGGTAAAACCTGTGAAGGTTTGCCTGCAATGGTCCCTCAAGTTCACAAATCTAACAATAGGATTTGTGGGTATTGCAATGCTTTTCTATGGCATATGGATGATTAGAGTTTGGCAGCGTGATGCTGCGGACTCACATTCATCCCTTGGTGAGTTCTCAACTTAGTGGTATTACTTTCACAACCTTAATTTGTTTATTCGCTTTGACCACTGGTGTAGCTTGAAATGTAAAAATGTCACACCTGAGATTCAAACGTGTGACGTAAACTAATTTTTGAACCACCTTTGCCTCTACACTAGCAGAGGCAGAGATATGATTTCAAGTTTATGGGTTCGAGATTCTAATCGTTTTAAgctactgggttctaaattaataatttagatatatatttaataaatttttaagacATATAcaaggttcgaaccaaagctACCGGGTTCGGTCGAACCCGCTCCCGGCACTGTAGCTCCGCCCCCTACACTCGAAACTTCACTTATATCAAGGGGATTCAACTATTTGCAAAGTATATCTTTCGGTGAAAAGGATTAAATTGAACCCCCTTTAGACCATGTAGCTCTGCCCCTAATTTTAACTCCTTGCCTATAATACAGTCTTGGCATAAAAGAAATGTTAATACTGCTGAAATTCATCCATGCATTTCTTGGTATTGGCACTGCTTTGTGTGCTATCACTTGCCTTGGCCATGTTGCTGCAAACTCTGCCAACTCCTATTGCCTCTCTTCTGTATCCTTCTTATAGATAGTTCTCATATATGCTTGTAGGAAAGGAGCTGCATAGAAAGAGATCAAAACAATAATTATAGTATATGTTCATCATATTTGTGCTTCTTCTATCAGAGATTGGAATAGCAGCTGACGTTTTGTTGAATTCTGACTGGGAGAAGGTATGCATGCATCTAAGAAATCTTTATCATATTGTTATTCAACTATTGTTATTCAAGTTAGCTTTCTGTATTCTATTGATCAAGACATCGACAAAAGAACCTCGTTGCTTCTCTCCAATGTTCtgattatgttttttttttttttttttacctaaaTCAGGATTTACCAGAAGATCCATCAGGAAGATTTGATGATTGTAGACaagtaaaaattattgaatttagtccatacaaaatttggattaaattcTACATTATTTTGGGGCGAATAATTAATTTGGACTTTACAAATTAAATaagtcaattttaatatttttaagccCAAGGTCCATTTCATGTTAAGGCCCACGCTCATGCCATGTGTCAAGTGACATGACATATCCAGTCAAACTCCAGGCCAATAAGGTGACGTCACGTGTTAAAATTATGTGGCAGTCTAGACCAAAACAGTGACCAATCAAGAGTTGCCAAGTGTCTAAAATGACATGTCTTAGCCAATCACAAGCAAGCTTATGACATAGCTTATGTGATAGGGTTGATGACTCACATGAGCCAATCAGAATCAAGCAAAAGAGTTCATATGTAGCTGGACTGTCCATcctctacaactataaatagaggggttacatAACTCTCGGAGGACATTCAGAGAGTTGGAGAAGAACATTCCGCAATTGGTGAAGGCATCCACAAACACAGAGATCAATCATCAAGTACATAGTTCTTCAACAAAGGAGTGATCAACGAAGTTATTCCCGGAGTTCAACCCGTAACAACAAAGTGCTGCTCGATATTCTTGGCGattaaatacatcacaaggaGGTATGCATCGTCCTACATTCAAGAAAGACGCTTCTCAGGCCCTCGAATCACGAAGAATTTTAGAGAGGAGAATCAAAGGATACATAAAATTGTactcacaaatatttatcaatgaaatctctttttcttcatattatttttgttacAGTTTATTTTTCGGACTACGAAAATTTGTTGCGAACAATGATTTCAAGGAGTTTGTGAAGTCGAATAGCGGTGTATTCCAATGGATTTCCCTATTTGGTGTTCTAGCacaggtaaaaaaaaaaaacccctTGAAGAAATTTCAGAATGTTTTGCTGTCTGAAGTAATGTTATGTGGTTCTTGatcaaataatttttataagCAGGGGTGTTCTATGATATTGGCTACAATGCTAAGAACTATTGGGAAAGTTAAGGAATATAGCTATGAGAATGAAGGTGAATATTGACGAGGCCAATGTGTATTGGAATTTTCTACTCTGTtgaattctagtatagtttaagATATCGTCCCACAGTCCTGGATAATCTATGCTACAGACTTGTAATATTttaactactatttgagagaaacAATGGCACGACCcgaaatctcacccgtcgtgatggcgcctatctcaatactaggcaagacgacaacatcaataacccacaattttttttaaatacggaaaatataataattaagtttaagagaaaatctcacaaatactggatataaatacactcctaaaatccggtgtcactgagtacatgagcatctatacgttacaagtctggaaaatacggtctataataatctgatgccaaatacagtaaataaggagatagggaaggggAGACAAGATCTGTGAAATACGgtagctacctctgaatcttcgaaaaatcaactgtgcgaaagaattaacacccactatgtccggaatcacctggatctgcacactaAGTGCAggctgtagtatgagtacaaccagctcagtaagtaacaataataaataagaactgaaagtagtgacgagcttcacagctaagtccaaatatagtgattttcaacataaaagagtaggcatgctttcaagttcaacatttaaattccacagtaatttcatatcaacttcGTCTGAAACAGAATATAATGTCTTTCATAAATTTCCAAAaaagtgatatatgacagctgaaatgcagcaataatgaaatcaatgcatcctcttagagtaacagtcactcagtcctctcattcactccaacctcacagtcactcttttctcacagtcactcattcttctcaatcactcagcactctacactcgcactcagtaggtacctgcgctcactgggggtgtgtacagacttcggaggggctccttcagcccaaacgctataagaagccaatcatggcataaatcaataaaacatgctacaacgtgcagcccgatcccataaatattctcacaattaggccatcggcctcactcagtcatcaacctctccagtctctcgggctctcagaaatcatgataagtagcccaacaacaataatatgatgcatcaataatgaaaaagagagactgagatgtaatatgtaAGTAAAatcgtgactgagtacaaaatagtaatttaacagATAATTTAACATAtacacgacctatgtgggtcccaacagtgtcaacacatggtttaaacatgatttatagtttaATTTCCCTAATACGTGAAAAAATGTACGGGTAACAATaatttattcaactacacagatccatggaattgaccaatagcctgtttggccaagcttatatttgggccaaaagtgtttttttaaagccaaaagtacttttggctaaaaattgaggtgtttgccaagcttttggaaggaaaaaaaagtgcttttgaggagaagcagaagcagttttgagaaacagaaaaaaatagtttctctctaaaatcacttttctgagaagcacttttgagaaaaatacacttagaagcaatttttaaaagcttggccaaatactaattactgctcaaaaatgcttttcaaattaattagccacaCACAATCTACTTCTCACTAAAAgcacttttttaaaaagtacttttgagaaaagcacttctcaaaataagctaattttagaagcttggccaaacatgctacaagtcacaattcctacggtacacgcccatcacctagcatgtgcgtcacctcaaaaccaatcacataacacataatccggggtttcataccctcaagaccaaatttagaactgttacttacctaaaAATCACGTAAtttcttactccgctatgcccttgcctcgtgaattgatCTCCAAACACCCCGAatatagccacaagcagtacaatacaatcaatataggctaaaggaatcaattccacaagaaaatacgaaattatagccaaaaatccgaaattggctcaaacccgacccccgggcccacgtttcgaaatccgacaaaagtcacaaaacccgaaagcccattcactcacgagtctaaccataccaaatttactcaaattcgataacaaaatctcattcaaaacctcaaaattctagttcaagaactcttcctcatttttcccaaatttccatttcaaaacactaattaaatgatgaaaataatgatatattcgtgtatattgaccaaatccgagttagaatcacttaccccaatatttttccttgaaaatctctcaaaactcgcctctccccaagctccaatttgtcaaaaatgaaaaatgggacgaagcccccattttataacttaaagtttctgtccaGGCGCTGCCCTCGATTTTTTCAGCTTCGATTTTTTTCCAGCCTCGATTTTCAGCAgaaatttccagcagaaaaattccatcagctgtttaagtccaaattttgatccgttaaccatacgaaactacctgaggccctcgggacctcaacgaaatgcaccaacaagtcctaaaatatcttacgaacttagttgaaacctcaaatcacataaaataatggtaaaaccacgaatcataccccaattcaagcttaaggaacttaagaatttccaacttctacgttcgatgccgaaacctatcaaatcaattccgattgacctcaaattttgcacacaagtcataaatgacataaggatctatgaaaattttcagaattggatttcgactctgatatcaaaaaatcaactccccggtcaaacttccaaacttaaattcctattttagccatttcaagcctaatttaactacagactttcaaataaaatttcggacatgctcctaagtccaaaattaccatacggggctgttggaatcatcaaaactcttattccggggtcgtttactcaaaagtcaaactctggtcaactctttccaacttaagttttcaattatgagattaagtgtctcaattcactccgaaatccttccggacccaaaccaactaacccgataagtcataaaatgactgtaaagcataaattgagcagtaaatagggaaacaaggttataatactcaaaatgaccagccgaGTCGTTATATTCTCTCAATCTTAAAataatgttcgtcctcgaacgagtttagaatcatacctggagcctcaaataggtgtggatatttgctccgcatctcccgctcaatctCCCAGGTAGCTTCTCCTATTGGCtggcctctctactgcactttcactgaagttatgttctttgatctcaactttcgaacctatcGGTCTAAAATgaccaccggctccacatcataagtcaaattaccatctaactgcactgtgctgaaattcaaaacatgcgacggatccccgacatacttccagagcatagatacatgaaacactggatgaacacttgataaactaggtggtaaagcaagttcataagccacctctccaatcttcttaagtatctcaaaagggccaatataccaagggctcaactttcccttcttccagaacctcaacacacccttcatgggtgaaatcttgagcagaaccttctccccaaccatataagcaacatcacggaccttccgatcggcataactcttctatctagattgcgccgtgcgaagccgctcctgaatcaatttaacgttctccaaagcatcctgaaccaaatcagtacccaatagcctagtctcacTCGGCTCAAGCCAACCCACCGGGgtccgacaccgtctcccatataaagcctcatacagagccatctgaatgctcgattggtagctgttattgtaagcaaacttcgcgagtggcagaaacttatcccaagaacccccaaaatcaatgacacaagtgcgtaacatatcttccaatatctgaatagtgcactcggactgtccgtccgtctaagggtgaaatgttgtactcaacttaacTTATGTGCCCagttctcgctgcactgctctccaaaattgtgatgtaaactgtgtgcctcgatctgaaatgatggacactggcacacagtgtaggcgaacaatctcgcggatataaatctcagccaatcgctccgaagaataagtagtaccaactggaataaaatgcgcaaaCTTGGTTAACCGATCTACAAccacccaaacaatatcaaacttcctcaaagtctgtgggatcccaactacaaagtccatggtaatacgctcccacttccactccggtatttcaagtctctgaagcaattcgctcggtctctgatgctcatacttcacctgttgacaatataaacaccgagctacaaacccaacgatatctttcttcattcaccTCCACCATTAgtattgcctcaaatcctgatacatcttcgtggcacctggatgaatagagtaccgcgaactgtgagcttcctggagaatcaactcacgcaaaccatctacattaggcacacatagcctgccctacatctgtaatacaccgtcatccccaatagtgacttccttggcatcaccgtgctgaaccgtgtccttaaggacaaacagaagagggtcatcatactgacgttctctgatacgatcataaagagaagactgagaaatcacacaagccaaaactcgatttggctcggaaacatccaatctaacaactggttggccaaggcctgaacatccaaggctaaagggcTTTCTGCTATCGGTAAGTATGCTAagatgcccaaactctccgctttacgactcaaggcatcagccaccacattggcctttctgggatgatagagaatggtgatatcgttatccttaagcaactccaaccacctccgcttccacaaattaagatccttct from Nicotiana tabacum cultivar K326 chromosome 24, ASM71507v2, whole genome shotgun sequence includes:
- the LOC142178257 gene encoding tetraspanin-19-like — encoded protein: MVKPVKVCLQWSLKFTNLTIGFVGIAMLFYGIWMIRVWQRDAADSHSSLEMLILLKFIHAFLGIGTALCAITCLGHVAANSANSYCLSSYMFIIFVLLLSEIGIAADVLLNSDWEKDLPEDPSGRFDDCRQFVKSNSGVFQWISLFGVLAQGCSMILATMLRTIGKVKEYSYENEGEY